One Ktedonobacteraceae bacterium DNA segment encodes these proteins:
- a CDS encoding DUF5666 domain-containing protein codes for MKVNGIKRFVAGVAIVALMALFSACAGVSTNGGNGNLSLSGSVVSVNPQNHSVTLEINGQQKTINGLTDQEVSLLQGQVGKPYTIQVTQNSDGSYEIVTGTQPMEEGTPEAGETPGTNQTPETNEPGSINFTGKVLSVSGSSITVSLPDGSSLTASIVNGQTDESDFNGQRITNGQLIQVEATANANGSFLASKLSPTDSGDTTNQNVVDFQGVTTSAVGSDHVIHFAVGNKSFSYTIGANADLSDFNGNPQSIAKGVSVKVQVTFNGTVGAVTKVDNASNS; via the coding sequence ATGAAAGTTAATGGTATCAAGCGATTTGTAGCAGGTGTAGCAATTGTTGCTCTTATGGCGCTATTTAGCGCGTGTGCGGGGGTGAGTACAAATGGAGGCAACGGCAATTTAAGTCTGTCAGGTTCGGTGGTGTCTGTGAATCCTCAGAATCATAGCGTGACGCTGGAGATCAATGGGCAGCAGAAGACGATCAATGGCCTTACCGATCAGGAAGTGTCCTTGTTGCAGGGTCAGGTAGGCAAGCCGTACACGATCCAGGTGACGCAGAACAGCGACGGCTCATATGAGATTGTTACGGGCACTCAACCGATGGAAGAGGGCACACCCGAAGCTGGAGAGACTCCTGGTACGAATCAGACGCCCGAGACGAATGAGCCCGGCAGTATCAATTTTACCGGCAAGGTGCTGAGCGTGAGTGGCAGCAGCATTACGGTGAGCCTGCCAGATGGCTCGTCCTTGACGGCGAGTATTGTGAATGGGCAGACCGATGAGTCGGATTTCAACGGCCAGCGGATTACCAATGGTCAGCTTATTCAGGTCGAGGCGACGGCCAATGCGAATGGCAGCTTCCTGGCTTCGAAACTGTCGCCAACCGATAGTGGAGATACCACGAATCAGAATGTGGTGGATTTCCAGGGTGTTACAACCAGCGCGGTTGGTTCCGACCATGTGATTCATTTCGCGGTGGGCAATAAGAGCTTCAGCTATACCATCGGCGCGAATGCGGACCTGAGCGATTTCAACGGCAACCCACAGTCCATCGCCAAAGGGGTGAGCGTAAAAGTCCAGGTGACGTTCAATGGCACGGTAGGCGCTGTGACGAAAGTGGATAATGCGAGCAATTCGTAG
- a CDS encoding FHA domain-containing protein: MDKCPYCNADTRPGDNFCLNCGNRLLPSTPSVQQADTIGGATLPASDEWQLQNQGGTAPASSPGWNEADLKTVANTNIEPPTLRADAASSVATMDKIENPAHLVLRSDTGEVLQDYSLDKPEMIIGRAPNSDILLSKDKLTSRRHATIHYENGEYVLRDERSANGTFVNGQQLEEMTPRTLHDGDHVGIGEHELVFHAYRPVSSGVDIESMPTVTVNSAAAAEMTYRTREDDLLTATNVDDFGTRSMNGGVEVPPAPQPESPPAPAPEPVSPPPAPAPVASTSVANPPSAPASPAAIQASSDIAPRQADARSSTGNITFNRLTSLPQPTLPDVAPLVAALTTLDGQVSSLQEQLNATQEAMRNHEMDIAQTTNQLRNGVRNVSERMDNTIADVARSREQLSWAELLQLMEDVMNNPRDIEYVTKLARKARELNKVFQIHQNVLNVLAECTSLLRSLIGEDNK, translated from the coding sequence ATGGATAAGTGTCCCTATTGTAATGCCGATACAAGGCCTGGGGATAATTTTTGCTTGAACTGTGGCAATCGCCTGCTACCCTCGACTCCCTCAGTACAGCAGGCAGACACGATAGGTGGGGCTACTCTGCCGGCGTCTGATGAATGGCAGCTGCAGAACCAGGGTGGGACAGCTCCTGCATCGTCCCCTGGCTGGAACGAGGCAGATTTGAAAACGGTGGCGAATACAAACATAGAGCCTCCCACTTTACGGGCCGATGCAGCCTCTTCTGTGGCCACGATGGACAAAATTGAAAATCCGGCCCATCTCGTTCTGCGGTCAGATACTGGAGAGGTATTGCAAGATTACAGCCTGGATAAGCCCGAGATGATTATTGGACGTGCTCCTAACAGTGATATTCTGCTCTCAAAAGATAAGCTCACCTCGCGTCGTCATGCGACCATTCATTATGAGAATGGCGAATATGTGTTACGAGACGAACGAAGCGCCAATGGCACATTTGTGAATGGGCAGCAGCTGGAGGAAATGACTCCACGTACCCTTCACGATGGGGATCACGTTGGTATCGGAGAGCATGAGCTTGTTTTCCATGCATATAGACCTGTGTCAAGCGGGGTGGATATAGAAAGCATGCCAACGGTCACGGTGAACTCTGCCGCTGCCGCCGAAATGACGTACCGCACGCGTGAGGATGATCTGTTGACGGCCACAAATGTCGATGATTTCGGCACGCGATCCATGAATGGGGGAGTTGAGGTGCCCCCTGCGCCGCAGCCTGAGAGTCCTCCCGCGCCAGCGCCCGAGCCGGTATCCCCGCCTCCTGCGCCCGCACCGGTCGCTTCAACCAGTGTTGCCAATCCACCTTCCGCACCCGCTTCTCCGGCAGCAATACAGGCCTCATCAGATATTGCTCCCAGGCAGGCTGATGCCCGGTCATCCACTGGCAACATCACCTTTAACCGGCTGACCAGTTTGCCCCAGCCCACGCTGCCCGATGTCGCTCCATTAGTCGCGGCCCTCACGACCCTGGATGGGCAGGTATCCTCTCTGCAAGAGCAGTTGAATGCGACCCAGGAAGCCATGCGCAATCACGAAATGGACATCGCACAGACGACGAATCAATTGCGGAACGGCGTGCGCAATGTATCCGAGCGTATGGATAACACCATCGCCGATGTGGCGCGCAGCCGCGAGCAACTCTCCTGGGCTGAGTTATTACAATTAATGGAAGACGTAATGAACAATCCGCGTGATATCGAGTATGTAACGAAGCTCGCTCGTAAGGCCCGTGAGTTGAACAAAGTCTTCCAGATTCATCAGAATGTCCTCAACGTGCTGGCAGAATGCACAAGCCTTCTGCGCAGTCTGATCGGCGAAGACAACAAGTAG
- a CDS encoding GAF domain-containing protein, whose protein sequence is MIHYSAEQQVEHILNQHTGRLRAALQQASGAHSGPEEGSDASLLLNALISSDNPDFIARFEQSGRALAEQGGKLETRLQGLQLYVSALFQAIQEIFTTEASDAHLLPEALAHLHQVQSLSILALTRGYQSFTDTLTTEHKRLQLHTQRRLHAIQRINSVSNSTTDLDQTLETIARIVADELDADLCSIFFYDEMQRILTLHATNGPRPLGGLHFLLRLGEGYSGRVAEKGHPLLVRDAIADQHFASEARAYGPEYRGLIVLPIIFFGNVERLIGVISVQTLEPRDFTSEEMDFIEVVAGIIAINTENGRLYEQTDEQLRRKVHELSTIHRVTSVIASTLELDRVLQIITTQAVQLSGAERSCIFELDTQKQHLQVLAHYGFNNSDVRDIRVPVGHCCAGRAVQTKQPSMRVDCFQNDEQCFLRHDPFVSADIHSVLCVPLQAKGTVLGCICVYSSHRHLLSQEQQQLVITFANEAAIAIDNARLYEETRRGLELKSALLRELHHRVKNNLANVAGLLSLQRRRTKSPEVRTILAESVNRIQGLAATHDLLSHEEVSEARVDDIARKIVGVANANLRPPETHISFQVEPCPIVIPSRAVVILALVLNEMVSNAIKHGMQGMKEGTILIRGREEGGWISVEVIDNGNKPFEPPEEENGESLGVSLIRNLIGDLGGQFHLSRTGETPARTRAEVSFPHAPLIRRS, encoded by the coding sequence GTGATACACTACAGCGCAGAGCAACAGGTCGAACATATACTCAACCAGCATACGGGCAGGTTACGTGCCGCTTTACAGCAAGCCTCCGGCGCGCATTCCGGCCCTGAAGAAGGTAGCGACGCCTCCTTACTCCTCAATGCCCTCATCAGCAGCGACAACCCTGACTTTATCGCGCGTTTTGAACAATCCGGTCGCGCCCTCGCCGAACAGGGCGGCAAACTGGAAACGCGCCTGCAGGGTCTGCAATTATACGTCTCTGCCCTCTTTCAGGCCATCCAGGAAATTTTCACAACAGAAGCATCCGATGCCCACCTGTTGCCCGAAGCCCTGGCACACCTGCACCAGGTCCAATCGCTCTCTATTCTTGCTCTCACGCGCGGTTATCAATCCTTCACCGATACATTGACCACCGAGCATAAGCGCCTGCAGCTCCACACGCAGCGTCGTCTCCATGCCATCCAGCGCATCAACAGTGTCAGCAATTCCACAACTGATCTCGATCAGACGCTTGAGACCATTGCCAGGATTGTTGCTGATGAGTTGGACGCCGACCTCTGCTCGATTTTTTTCTACGATGAGATGCAGCGTATCCTCACCCTCCATGCCACCAACGGCCCTCGTCCCCTCGGCGGTCTGCATTTCTTGCTGCGCCTGGGCGAGGGATACAGCGGTCGAGTAGCGGAGAAAGGCCATCCCTTGCTCGTGCGTGACGCCATTGCCGACCAGCATTTTGCCTCGGAAGCGCGAGCCTATGGCCCCGAATATCGCGGCCTCATCGTCTTGCCCATCATCTTTTTCGGCAATGTCGAGCGGCTCATCGGTGTCATCAGCGTCCAGACCCTCGAACCTCGCGACTTCACCTCCGAGGAAATGGACTTCATCGAAGTGGTTGCCGGTATCATTGCCATCAATACCGAAAATGGACGGCTCTATGAACAAACCGATGAACAACTCAGGCGCAAGGTACATGAACTTTCTACCATTCATCGCGTGACCTCGGTCATCGCCTCCACTCTCGAACTGGATCGCGTCCTCCAGATCATTACCACGCAGGCCGTTCAACTGAGCGGAGCGGAACGTTCCTGTATCTTTGAACTGGACACGCAAAAGCAACACCTGCAGGTGCTGGCCCACTATGGCTTCAACAATTCAGATGTACGAGACATTCGCGTGCCCGTCGGCCATTGCTGCGCCGGCAGAGCAGTACAGACAAAACAGCCCAGCATGCGCGTCGATTGCTTTCAGAACGATGAGCAATGTTTTCTCCGTCATGACCCATTTGTGTCAGCCGATATTCACTCTGTTTTGTGCGTACCGCTGCAAGCAAAAGGCACGGTTCTGGGCTGTATTTGCGTCTATAGCAGCCATCGTCATCTCCTGAGCCAGGAGCAACAGCAGCTTGTCATCACCTTTGCTAATGAAGCAGCTATCGCCATCGACAATGCGCGCCTGTATGAAGAGACACGCCGCGGCCTTGAGCTGAAGTCAGCCTTGCTGCGGGAACTGCATCACCGTGTCAAGAACAATCTTGCCAATGTAGCCGGACTGCTCTCCCTACAGAGGCGTCGCACAAAATCACCAGAGGTGCGCACTATCCTGGCCGAAAGCGTCAACCGTATTCAAGGATTGGCGGCAACGCATGACCTGCTTTCTCATGAAGAGGTCAGCGAAGCGCGGGTGGATGATATCGCCCGTAAAATCGTCGGCGTCGCCAATGCCAATCTCCGTCCACCCGAAACACACATTTCATTCCAGGTGGAACCCTGTCCTATCGTCATTCCTTCACGCGCGGTGGTCATTCTCGCCCTGGTTTTGAATGAAATGGTTTCCAATGCTATTAAACACGGCATGCAGGGCATGAAAGAAGGAACTATCCTCATTCGCGGTCGTGAAGAAGGTGGCTGGATCAGCGTCGAAGTAATCGATAACGGCAACAAGCCATTTGAACCGCCCGAAGAAGAAAACGGTGAAAGTCTTGGCGTGTCACTGATTCGCAATCTCATTGGCGACCTGGGTGGTCAGTTTCATTTGAGTCGTACCGGGGAAACGCCTGCACGCACCAGGGCAGAAGTATCTTTCCCACATGCACCACTCATACGGCGATCATAA
- a CDS encoding FAD-dependent oxidoreductase, with protein MQEQKFDAIVIGGGLGGLLSAAQLLQRSKRVVVLERLPHCGGRFTAKTFQGTQVSTGAVHMIPFGSSGVLARMLRRLRVPHRFFDADVFGSFHVHGKQIRSRGLLGLFKVFGPRQFFWFARVGYLMFFRRLPPQERNLPFDLWLERHIDTSRNPELTAFFERISRFALSLELHQVSTAEVINTTKNMFRYGAPGIVEGGCGALTNALERHILDQGAEVRLRHDVLQIVHDEDKITGVRVRNKATGEEYVLTAPLVISDIGPRATHALLSNQQITQAAVLKKQLVSAGQGDGAQFNATGINAGDAHEQIAGDEDFPEAVGLKVHVLSDVSLIPHKGIMYCLDTKRIAGMVQPTNCDPSLAPPGKHLLITHQVIQSNTIEEEKELALADLRMMFGETFEKHCRVLTMSAYRGEWPVNRVAQGADVTAETSMQGLYLVGDAVKPSGYLMVEGVAQSVNSLLDLLDSRDDENVARYGSRASRRSRNVIPPPSRFNAIRWLWEAPGNS; from the coding sequence ATGCAGGAACAGAAATTTGACGCGATTGTTATCGGTGGCGGGCTAGGTGGACTATTGAGCGCGGCACAGTTGCTGCAACGAAGCAAGCGTGTCGTTGTTTTAGAGCGTCTACCCCATTGTGGGGGACGTTTTACGGCAAAAACATTCCAGGGAACGCAAGTGAGTACCGGTGCCGTACACATGATCCCCTTTGGCAGCAGCGGAGTGCTGGCGCGTATGCTGCGCCGGCTGCGAGTTCCGCATCGTTTTTTTGACGCGGATGTCTTCGGGTCTTTTCACGTGCATGGTAAGCAGATTCGCTCACGAGGTCTGCTTGGCCTCTTCAAGGTTTTTGGTCCGCGCCAGTTCTTCTGGTTCGCCCGCGTGGGCTATCTCATGTTTTTCCGGCGTCTTCCTCCTCAAGAGCGAAACCTTCCATTCGATCTCTGGTTGGAACGGCATATCGATACTTCTCGCAATCCTGAGCTTACCGCATTCTTTGAGCGTATCTCGCGCTTTGCGCTCAGCCTCGAATTACACCAGGTAAGTACGGCGGAAGTTATCAATACGACGAAAAATATGTTTCGTTATGGCGCTCCCGGAATTGTAGAGGGCGGTTGCGGCGCTCTGACAAACGCGTTAGAACGCCATATCCTTGACCAGGGGGCGGAAGTACGCCTGCGGCATGATGTGCTGCAAATAGTGCATGACGAGGACAAAATCACCGGCGTGCGGGTGCGTAACAAGGCCACCGGTGAAGAATATGTGCTAACCGCACCCCTGGTCATCAGCGACATTGGACCGCGAGCCACACATGCGCTGCTCTCCAATCAGCAGATTACCCAGGCAGCAGTACTGAAAAAGCAGCTTGTCTCCGCCGGACAAGGCGACGGAGCTCAGTTCAATGCGACCGGGATTAATGCAGGCGACGCGCATGAACAGATTGCCGGCGATGAGGATTTCCCGGAAGCAGTGGGTTTGAAGGTACATGTGCTAAGCGATGTTTCGCTGATTCCTCACAAGGGAATCATGTATTGCCTGGATACAAAGCGTATAGCCGGTATGGTCCAGCCGACGAACTGTGATCCGTCGCTGGCCCCACCCGGCAAACACCTGCTGATTACTCACCAGGTGATTCAGAGCAATACTATCGAAGAAGAGAAGGAACTGGCCCTGGCTGATTTACGTATGATGTTCGGTGAAACGTTTGAGAAACACTGCCGTGTCCTGACTATGAGCGCCTATCGCGGTGAATGGCCGGTGAATCGCGTCGCCCAGGGCGCTGATGTTACTGCAGAGACCTCGATGCAGGGCCTGTACCTGGTTGGTGACGCAGTCAAACCATCAGGGTATTTAATGGTCGAAGGTGTTGCGCAGAGCGTGAACTCGCTCCTTGACTTACTGGACTCGAGAGATGATGAAAACGTTGCCAGGTACGGAAGCCGGGCATCGCGTCGCTCTCGCAATGTGATTCCCCCACCATCTCGTTTCAATGCAATTCGCTGGTTGTGGGAAGCTCCTGGAAATTCATAG
- a CDS encoding dihydrodipicolinate synthase family protein, which translates to MVNTFILPAGIYPPLPTFFDTQEELDLATFRRHIQNLAQTGIAGYVVMGSNGEAPHLTPDERTQLIETARATADETIPILAGCGEQSTRTTIAYCHLAARAGANIALVLPPFYFKSHMDSQALLAHYRTVADASPLPIVIYNMPANTAGIDLDAALVSTLAEHPNIAGIKDSAGNIAKLAQIVAQAPAHFRVFAGSAGYLLPALTVGAIGAVAALANIFPREVCQVQALFNAGKLAEARRLQARLVPANTAVTATYNVPGLKAALELTAGYGGRPRSPLQPLTQPERDRLAQILLGAR; encoded by the coding sequence ATGGTCAACACATTCATTCTGCCAGCCGGTATTTATCCCCCCTTGCCCACATTCTTTGACACCCAGGAAGAACTCGATCTTGCCACATTCCGCCGGCATATCCAGAATCTCGCGCAAACCGGCATCGCCGGCTATGTCGTCATGGGTTCCAACGGGGAAGCGCCTCATCTCACACCTGATGAACGAACGCAACTGATCGAAACGGCGCGAGCCACAGCCGACGAAACCATACCTATCCTGGCAGGCTGCGGAGAACAATCGACACGCACTACTATCGCCTACTGTCACCTGGCGGCACGAGCCGGAGCCAACATCGCGCTCGTCCTACCGCCTTTCTATTTCAAAAGCCACATGGATTCCCAGGCCCTGCTCGCTCACTATCGCACTGTTGCCGATGCCAGCCCACTGCCCATTGTCATCTATAACATGCCCGCCAATACCGCGGGCATCGACCTGGATGCCGCCCTCGTCAGCACGCTAGCCGAACACCCCAACATCGCCGGTATCAAAGATAGCGCGGGAAACATAGCCAAACTGGCGCAAATCGTCGCTCAGGCCCCGGCTCACTTCCGCGTCTTTGCCGGCAGCGCAGGCTATCTCCTGCCGGCCCTGACCGTTGGAGCGATTGGAGCCGTCGCCGCGCTTGCCAACATCTTTCCTCGCGAAGTCTGCCAGGTACAGGCGCTCTTCAATGCCGGCAAGCTCGCAGAAGCCCGGCGCTTGCAGGCGCGCCTCGTACCCGCCAATACCGCCGTCACCGCCACCTATAACGTACCCGGGCTCAAGGCCGCGCTCGAACTTACCGCCGGCTATGGTGGCCGTCCTCGTTCTCCCCTGCAACCATTAACACAGCCCGAACGCGATCGGCTGGCGCAAATACTGCTTGGAGCGCGATAA
- a CDS encoding J domain-containing protein, protein MDKTFIDYYAVLGVDSHASEGAIKTAFKKLALQYHPDVYKGADAEERMRLLLLAYQTLSDPAARRTYDAQRSNHLLDSSSGLHTAATQHGYYTGFSAETTSTTSAQHRARTSSGQGRPRHFAFPDLSEPLPSTIFIDLDDINYSLSPAEASTLRQTGLLRGDEKKSTNRTTNYCHRCHYRWMATSPANRATNDDAACPSCKAGDWSEYLLLRCTHCSAVFESEEIHDKIIGQGRPYQPYELFPLCPNCRRSQWCPAENTRVDTLRAAAARRAAILWISVFVVIVLILGVFVLTLR, encoded by the coding sequence ATGGATAAAACCTTTATCGACTATTACGCCGTGCTAGGCGTCGATTCCCACGCCTCCGAAGGCGCAATCAAAACCGCTTTTAAGAAGCTGGCTTTGCAATATCATCCCGATGTCTACAAAGGCGCGGATGCCGAAGAGCGCATGCGCCTGCTTTTGCTTGCCTATCAAACCTTGAGCGACCCCGCTGCACGCAGAACTTATGACGCTCAACGCTCCAATCACCTGCTTGATAGCTCCTCTGGTTTGCACACCGCCGCAACGCAGCACGGCTATTATACGGGTTTTTCAGCAGAAACCACATCAACGACTTCCGCGCAGCATAGGGCCAGGACCTCTTCAGGGCAAGGCAGGCCGCGCCACTTCGCCTTTCCAGACTTGAGCGAGCCACTTCCTTCGACCATTTTTATCGACCTGGATGATATAAACTACAGCCTTTCACCAGCAGAGGCCTCCACATTGCGGCAAACTGGCCTGCTGCGCGGCGATGAGAAGAAAAGTACGAACCGGACAACCAACTACTGTCATCGCTGCCATTACCGGTGGATGGCCACCTCCCCAGCCAATCGCGCGACCAATGATGATGCCGCCTGTCCATCATGTAAGGCCGGCGATTGGAGCGAATACCTGCTTTTACGCTGCACCCATTGTTCGGCCGTCTTCGAGAGCGAAGAAATACATGACAAAATCATCGGCCAGGGCAGACCCTACCAGCCCTACGAACTCTTCCCGCTCTGCCCAAATTGCAGGAGATCGCAATGGTGCCCAGCCGAAAATACGCGTGTGGACACACTGCGCGCCGCTGCCGCGCGTCGCGCTGCCATTCTGTGGATCAGTGTGTTTGTAGTAATCGTGCTAATTCTTGGTGTCTTCGTTTTGACGCTGAGATAA
- the dnaA gene encoding chromosomal replication initiator protein DnaA, translating to MNAKQIWQTTIERLQTKVQPAVFTTWFQGTSALSFQDGIFVVGVPTTFAKAHLEGRFLDLIRSILTEVSGTSVEVRFVVAKETKETYEYRHDAIENTKPIHKRSYRLPRNRLTHLQQEKERLDSRLSLTPNTPQANAIDAQTSTAPAAPRPVAHRSTTGNGTEMNEHPKNMQPGLLPLGGDGLLNPRYTFSTFIMGKSNQLAHAASLAVAENPGSIYNPLFFYGGVGLGKTHLLHAIGHVGEAAGLNVLYVTSEKFTNEIINAIRYQQTEDFRAKYRQIDILLVDDIQFIAGKESTEEEFFHTFNTLHDANKQIVITSDRPPKAIYSLQDRLRSRFEWGLLADIQPPEYEHRLAILRSKAESLRFAIPASVIEFIARPECSSVRELEGALNRVIAYATLHDVALSVSVAAQALENIYSESKTHSNLSITEILEGVCRYYNLDVERMRGKGREREVAWPRQVIMYLMREETDASLQQIGAALGGRDHTTIMHGWEKVRDEISTNDRVRREIAAVLESLEKKG from the coding sequence GTGAATGCAAAGCAAATCTGGCAAACAACTATAGAGAGGCTACAAACAAAGGTTCAACCAGCCGTTTTCACGACCTGGTTTCAGGGCACTTCAGCCCTTTCCTTCCAGGACGGCATTTTCGTTGTTGGCGTCCCCACTACTTTTGCCAAGGCACACCTCGAGGGCCGCTTCCTCGACTTGATTCGCTCTATCTTGACCGAGGTCAGCGGCACATCTGTAGAAGTCCGCTTTGTCGTCGCCAAAGAGACCAAAGAGACCTATGAATACCGTCATGATGCAATAGAGAACACGAAACCTATCCATAAACGCAGCTATCGCCTACCCAGGAATCGCCTGACCCATTTGCAGCAGGAGAAAGAGCGGCTCGACTCCAGGCTCTCTCTTACTCCCAATACACCGCAGGCCAATGCGATAGACGCGCAGACCTCTACAGCTCCCGCTGCTCCTCGTCCAGTAGCCCATCGCAGCACAACCGGCAACGGGACGGAGATGAACGAACACCCCAAAAACATGCAGCCCGGGCTTCTCCCCCTGGGAGGCGACGGACTACTGAATCCGCGTTATACCTTCAGTACGTTTATCATGGGCAAATCGAATCAGTTAGCGCATGCCGCCTCGCTCGCCGTAGCCGAGAACCCCGGCAGCATCTACAACCCGCTTTTCTTCTATGGCGGGGTTGGCCTGGGTAAGACCCACCTGCTACACGCCATCGGGCACGTCGGCGAAGCAGCTGGATTGAACGTCTTATACGTCACATCAGAAAAATTCACCAACGAAATCATCAACGCCATCCGTTACCAGCAAACCGAAGACTTTCGCGCCAAATACCGCCAGATCGATATCCTGCTCGTCGATGACATTCAATTCATTGCGGGCAAAGAATCCACCGAGGAAGAGTTCTTTCATACCTTCAACACGCTGCATGATGCCAATAAGCAGATCGTCATTACCAGTGATCGCCCGCCCAAAGCCATTTACAGCTTACAAGACCGCCTGCGCTCGCGTTTCGAATGGGGACTGCTCGCCGACATCCAGCCTCCCGAATACGAGCACCGCCTGGCTATCTTGCGTTCCAAAGCCGAATCGCTACGTTTCGCCATCCCCGCCTCGGTCATCGAATTTATCGCTCGCCCCGAATGCAGCAGCGTGCGCGAACTCGAAGGCGCCCTCAATCGCGTCATCGCCTACGCCACCCTGCACGATGTAGCCCTCTCCGTCAGCGTAGCTGCTCAGGCGCTTGAAAACATCTATAGCGAAAGCAAAACCCACTCCAATCTCTCTATCACTGAGATACTTGAAGGCGTCTGCCGCTACTATAACCTCGACGTTGAACGAATGCGCGGCAAGGGGCGCGAACGCGAGGTCGCCTGGCCGCGCCAGGTAATCATGTACCTGATGCGCGAAGAAACCGACGCCTCTCTACAGCAGATCGGCGCCGCTCTTGGTGGGCGCGATCACACTACCATCATGCACGGCTGGGAGAAAGTACGCGATGAAATCAGCACCAACGATCGCGTTCGACGCGAGATCGCTGCCGTGCTCGAATCGCTGGAGAAGAAGGGGTAA
- a CDS encoding cation diffusion facilitator family transporter gives MHEDAVYNDHDHNAEHKHAHALHGHEHVHDEHEEHAHGKGHGHGHEHGSVDADLYGNQAGLRAVQISTAGMFVVAAIQFAIAGIGGSAGLFADALHNLGDVFTTVALWIAFVISNRAANQRYTYGYYRSEDLAGIFIVLVIIGSAVAGAVESILKLTNGNVPTQIYWSMAAALVGVAGNELLAQYKIAVGKRINSVPLVADGQHSRIDGLTSLAAFLGLVGVKLGFPLADPIAGLIITVVIITVVYSTSRSVLQRLLDAVDPHIVPSIIETARTVEGVEGVTDVRARWVGHTLHVVMNIEVDAELTLAKAHAIAEEVRHRLFHGIKGVSEVTIHTDPAGSDVDYHEAMAHHLQEAHRPIAPR, from the coding sequence ATGCATGAGGATGCCGTGTACAACGATCATGACCATAATGCTGAACACAAACATGCTCATGCTCTTCATGGGCATGAACATGTACACGATGAGCATGAAGAGCATGCGCATGGAAAAGGGCATGGACATGGGCACGAGCATGGGAGCGTAGATGCGGACCTCTATGGAAATCAGGCCGGGCTGCGAGCGGTACAAATTTCGACTGCGGGGATGTTTGTTGTTGCGGCTATTCAATTTGCCATCGCCGGTATCGGGGGAAGCGCGGGTTTGTTTGCGGACGCACTGCATAATCTTGGAGATGTTTTCACGACGGTTGCGCTGTGGATCGCTTTCGTGATCTCCAACCGCGCTGCCAACCAGCGCTACACCTATGGCTATTATCGTTCCGAGGACCTGGCGGGTATTTTTATTGTGCTCGTGATTATCGGCAGTGCGGTGGCGGGGGCGGTGGAGTCGATTTTGAAGCTGACGAATGGGAATGTGCCTACACAGATCTATTGGAGCATGGCGGCGGCGCTGGTGGGCGTGGCGGGGAATGAGTTGCTGGCGCAGTACAAGATCGCAGTAGGAAAGCGTATCAATAGTGTGCCATTGGTGGCGGATGGGCAGCATTCGCGCATTGATGGCCTGACCTCGCTGGCGGCGTTTCTGGGCCTGGTGGGAGTAAAACTGGGCTTTCCGCTGGCCGATCCGATTGCCGGCCTGATTATCACGGTGGTCATCATTACGGTTGTATATTCCACCTCGCGCAGCGTGCTGCAACGGCTGCTTGACGCGGTCGATCCGCATATTGTGCCCTCGATCATTGAGACGGCAAGGACGGTAGAGGGTGTTGAGGGGGTGACGGATGTGCGCGCGCGGTGGGTGGGCCATACGCTGCACGTGGTGATGAATATCGAGGTGGATGCCGAATTGACGCTGGCGAAGGCACATGCGATTGCTGAGGAGGTGCGGCACCGACTCTTCCATGGGATTAAGGGCGTTTCAGAGGTGACGATTCATACCGATCCGGCAGGGAGCGATGTAGATTATCACGAGGCGATGGCCCACCATTTGCAGGAGGCGCACCGGCCTATTGCACCAAGATGA